The Alphaproteobacteria bacterium sequence GTCGCCATGTCGCTGCCGCCATGGCCGTCGCTGATCTGGTAGGTGAAGCTGTCGGTTGCGGTCTGGCCGTCATAGAGGCTGTCGAAGGCGCCGTTCGGGTCGTAGCTGAAGCTGCCGCTGGGGTCGAACAGCACCAGCGCGCCGGAGGCCAGGGTGACGCTGCCGTCGGTGTCGCCCTCGACCGAGACCAGGGCGAGCGGGTCGCCGTCCGGATCGCTGTCCGCACCGAAGCCGTTGTCGGCCAGCAGGTTGCCGGAGACCGTCGCGGTTTCGGTCGTGGTGAAGGCGTCGCTGTGGGCGACCGGGGGCGTGTTGCCGCCGGGCAGGATCTCCGTGTGGGTGGTGAAGGCCAGGTTGTCCGCGTAGATCTCGCCCCTGGCGCTGATCTCGACCCGGTCGATGGAATCGAACGCGGTCGAGAATGCGCGGTCGGCACTGCGGTTGCCGAACGCGTTGAAGCTGTCGGTGCCCACCAGAACGCCGTCGTCATAGGCAGCAATGTCGACGCGCACCCGGCCGCCGGCGGAGATGAAGGACGCCGCGTCGAAGTCGAAGTCGGCGCCGCCGGCGGTGATGACGAACTGGCCGTCGGCACCGGTCGCGCCATAGGCCGCGCCCGAGAGCGCCGTGCCGGCAACCACGGTCAGGCCGGCGAAGATCAGATTGTGTTCGCCGGCATAGCCGCCGGCGGGCACGCCCTCGAAATCGATCAGCACGGGCTCCGCGACCGTCTGGGGCGAGACACCGGCGATGGTCAGGGCGACCGTGGCGCTGTCGCTGCCGCCCTGGCCGTCCACCACGGTGTAGGTGAAGCCGTCGCTGGCGCTCTGGCCGGTTACCAGCGCATCGAACGCGCCGTTGGTGTCGTAGCTGAACGTGCCGTCCGCGTTCACGGTCAGCAGCGCGCCGGACGCGAGGGCGATGGTGCTGCCGACGGCCGCCGCACTGCCGTTCACCGCCGCCACGGCGAGAACGCCGCCATCGGCGTCGCTGTCGTTCGCCAGCACATTGCCGGCAATCGGGCCGGCCTCGTCGCCGGAAAACGCGTCGTTGACCGCGACCGGGGCCTGGTTGTCGAAGGCGCCGTTGATGGTGATGGAAACGGTCGCCTGGTCGCTCTTGTTGCCGTCGGTGATGGTGTAGGTGAAGCTGTCGGCGCCGGTCTGGCCCACGTCCAGCGCGTTGAAGGCGCCGTTCTGGTCATAGGCGACGGTGCCGTCGGCATTCAGCGTGACCCGCGCGCCGGAGGCCAGCATCACCGTATCCCCGGCGATCACGGCCTGGCCGTCCAGCATGGTGATGCTGAGCGGGTCGCCTTCGGGGTCGCTGTCGTTCGCCAGCACCGCCAAGCCCGACAGCACCACGTCCTCGTCCACCGTCACGGTGTCGTTCACGGCCACCGGCGGCAGGCTGTCGAAGGCGCCGTCGATGGTGATGGTCACCGTGGCCGAGGCGGTATCGCTGCCGTCGCTCGCGGTGTAGGTGAAGCTGTCGGTGCCGGTCTGCCCCACATTCAGGGCGTCGAAGGCGCCGTTCTGGTCGTAGACGAAGCTGCCGTCGCTCGCGACCGTCAGCAGCGCGCCCGAGGCGAGGGCAATCGTGCTGCCGACATTCGCGGCCGAGCCGTTGACCGCGGCGACGCTCAGCGCCAGCGGCGCGGCGTCGGGGTCGCTGTCGTTCGCCAGCACATTGCCGCCCGTCAGCACCACGTCTTCCGTGACGCGGTAGGCGTCGTCGCTCGCCGTCGGCGCGATATTCGGGGCGAAGGTCGCGGCGATGTCGGTCCAGGAGACGGTCACGTCGGCGAACACCAGGGTCTCGACGCTGCTTTCCACCCGGTCGGTGTCGGCGGCGGTGACTTCCAGGAATTCGCCGAACAGGCCGAAGGAGTAGGCAGAGTAGTTCGCGGTCAGCACCAGCTGGTCGAGGCCGGTGCCGCCCAGATAGGTGTCGTTGCCGGCGCTTTCCAGGAAGATGTCGTTGCCGCCATTGCCGGTGAACGTGTTGTCGGCGGCATTGCCGGTGAAGACGTCGTCGCCGCTGCCGCCCTTGGCGTTCTCGATCAGCGAGCGCGCGTCGCCCTGATACTGCAGGGCATTGAACAGGTGGCCGCGGGCATAGGTGACCGGGTTGCCGGCATAGCCGAAATCCAGCATGGCCCGCTGGAAGTTGCCGTTGGCGTCCAGGTCGACATAGCCGCCGGGCGTCAGGTCGACATTCAGCGACGTGGTGTAGTTCGAGAAGTCGTAGGTGTCGTTGCCGTTGCCGTCCCAGACGGTGCGGAACACGCGGTTGCCGCCGGGCGTGCCGGTGCCGATGCCGTCGACGAACATCTCGCCGGTGGTGGTGGAGAACGAGTAGACCGTGTCGCCGGCATTGGTGGCGAAATTGGCGCCGTACATGCGCTGGATCGCGGCGACGTCCAGCATCATCAGGCTCTGCGAATAGCCCCAGGTCTCGTTGGCATAGCCGTAGGTCAGCGGCTTGCCGACCCAGGACCGGTAGGTCATGACGCTGTATTCCATCGAGTCGAACTCGTACGGAATCGCGCCCGGGCCGCTGGTATCCTGGCCGTGCTTCAGGCCGAGCGCGTGGCCCAGCTCGTGCAGGAAGGTGTGGTACTGGTAGTTGCCGATCTGCGGGCTGTTATAGCCCGAGGTGTTGAAGAAGGCGTCGCCGCCGACCGGGTTGGTGCTGGGATAATAGGCATAGGCGGTGCCGGGCGCGTCCGAGCGGGCGAGGCGCAGGTCCGCGTCGATCACCCGTTCGCCGGCATTGTCGCCCAATTCCTCGAATGTCAGGCCGCTGATGGCGGCATACTGGCCGAGCGCATCATAGGTGACGCCCATCTGGGTCGCGTTGAAGCCGCTGACGCTGGCGATGGCGGTGCTGTCGTAATAGTTCGCCTCATAGTCGGCGGCGCTGGAGGCGAAGCCGAAGGTCAGCGCGGTTTGCTGCCAGTAGCTGCCGCTGATCAGGGCATCGACGCCCTGGTCCGCATCGCCGGTGTTGGTGTCGTACGGAAAGCTGCCGCCGGTCGCCTGTTGCGAGTCATAGGTCGGAAGGTTCGCGTCAAAGTTGAATATGGAAATATTCAAATCGTGCAGCTTCTGCCACGCGATTGGGTCCATACCGTCGGGCGGCGTGCCATCGCGGCCGGGCGCGGCGAGATCGTCGAGCGAAAAATGCCCCTTCGCTTCATTACAGGCGCTACAACCGCATCCGTAAGATCCCGTATGCGCGAGCGAATATTGTTCGCCATCAGGCTTGGTCATTAGGGAACCCTTCTCCAGGTTATTCGCCGCTTTTGTGCGTTTTGGGGTATCGGCGGCTTGATCATAGGGATGGGCAGCCGATTGCCAATGGGCCTTCTATCATACGTATGGTTGTGTATAGAATAAGGGAAAGAGCGTAGCGCGACGGATGATGCGGGCCGGTTCCCGACAAAACGGGCGACGAAATTCCGGTACGACCGCAGGTGACGGTGCGCTCCGGACAAGTTTTGGTCCGAAAGCGAATAATTTCAGTCGACACGTACGGGTTGTCGGCAATGCATGCCCAACGCCTGTGGCGGCGCTGGGCGAGGCGAAATGCCACTCTCCGGCCGTGGGTCGGCCTCGGACCCGGTGGCCGGACCCGTCGGGTGTCAATGACGCATGGGGAACAGCAGAGACGGAGCGATTCTGGGCTCAGGCGGCCGGCCCGGCGTCCCACAGCCCCTGATAGGCGAACAGCGCCGGCGCCCCGCCGGTGTGCCAGAAACACACCCGCTCGCCATCGGGCAGGACATGGCGGCGGCGCAGCGCCAGCAGGCCGGCGAACACCTTGCCGGTATAGACCGGGTCCAGCACCACCCCTTCCGTCCGCGCCATCAGGGTGATGGCGTCCACCAGGGCCGGGCTCAGGCGGCCATAGCCGGGGGCGAGCGCGTCGTCGAACACGGCGATGTCGTCCTCGTGTACCGGGTTTTCCATCCCCAGCAACTCGCCGATCTCGCGGCAGCGGTCGAACAGGCGCGGGATCTGGGCGCCGGCGTCGCGGCGCACGCACAGCCCCAGCACCGGGTCCTGGCAGCCCAGCGCGCGCAGGCCGAACAGCAGGCCGCCATGGCTGGCGCCGCTGCCCGACGCGATCACATGCACCGTGTGCGCCCGGCACTGCGCGCGATACTCGATCGCCGCCTGGCAATAGCCGAGCGCACCCAGCGGCCGGTGGCCGGGGCCGAGCGGGATCACATAGGGTTTGCGGCCCGCCGCACGCAACTCCTCGGCCCAGGCGGCCAGCGCCCGGTCGGCGCCGGCCTCGTCCTCGCCGTGCGGATAGGCGCGCAGTTCCGCACCGAACAGCCGGTCCAGGAACACGTTGCCGCCCGTGTGGTAGAGCGGATCGTCGGTCGCGACGCGCTCTTCCAGTTGCAGGCAGACGCGCAGGCCCAGCCGCGCGCCGGCCGCGGCGATGGTGCGCAGCACGTTCGACTGCACGGCGCCGGTGATCAGCACTGTGTCCGCGCCTTCGGCTATGGCCTCGCCTAGATAGACGGCCAGTTGGCGCACCTTGTTGCCGCCCATGCCGAGGCCGCCGATATCGTCGCGTTTCAGCCAGAGGTCCAGCCCCAGCCGGTCCGACAGGCGCTGCGCCCGCTCCAGCGGCGTTGCCATGGCCTGGCCGAGCGGGGCTTGCGGGAAACGGGCGAGGGCGGAAGCGAGGTCTTGCATCACGAATTGCTCCGGGCGAGCCATAAGCCACTGGCAATGATGAGGGCAGAGCCGCCCAAGGTCCAGACCGCCGGCACCTCGCCGAAGGCCAGCAAGGCAAACACGGCGGCATAGACCAGGGTGGAATAGAACAGCGGCGCCAGCAGGCTGGCCTCGCCCTCGCGCATGGCGGCGATCATCAACACCTGGCCGGTGACCGTGATGGCGCCGATCAGCGCGATCAGGCCGGCCTGCTCCCAGGTGGGCACGGCCCAGACGAAGGGCAGGATGGCGGCGGTGATCAGCAGGCCGCCGCCATTGGTGTAGACCATGGCCGTGCCGACGGCGTCGCGCTGGGCGACGAAGCGGGCGCAGGTCACTTCCACGCCCATGGCGAGCGCGGCGGCGAACGGCACCAGCGCCATGGCCTGGAACGTCTCCGGCGTCGGTCGCGTGATCAGCAGCGCGCCGGCAAAGCCCAGTGCGACCGCGCCCCAGCGCGCGCCGCGCACCCGCTCGCCGAGAAAGAGCGCCGCCAGCAGCAGGGCGAAGAACGGGCTCGCGTAGGAGATCGCGGTGACGTCGGCGACCGGCAGATGCGCGACGCCGATGAAGATGCACGTGGCCGAGATCACGCCGCCGCCGGCGCGCAGCAGGTACATGGCCGGCACCGCCGAACGCGCCTCCGCATGCCGGGTTGCCAGCAGCGGCGCCACCAGCAGGAACCCGGCCAGATAGCGGCCGAAGGTGATCAGCAGCGGGTGGATCGGGTTTTCGGCCTGGGTTTCCGCCACCAGCCGCGCGACCACGTTGGTCGCGGCGAAGAAGGCGCAGGCGAGCAGCACAAGGAGAATGGGCCGCATGGGCGCCGACGGACCTTCCGCAGGAGTGAACCGCCCGAGAGCCTACCAGGGCGCCGCGCCAGGGGAAGCCCCCAAGTCCTCCACCCGTCAACCTTTCGGGAGGGCAAGGGGCGGGGTGGGGGCCGGGCGGAGGTCGGGCGGGTTGCCGGAACGCCGCGTCACGCGCGGGGGATGATGGCGCCGGGCGCCTGGATCACCCGCGCGGCGAGGCGCTGGCCGGCCATGGCGGCGGCCTCCGCCGGCTCTCCCGCCAGGCGGGCGGCGAGATAGGCGCCGTTGAAGGCGTCGCCGGCCGCGGTGGTGTCCACGACCGCCGCCACCGGCTCGGCCGCCAGCACCGTGCCATCGGACAGGTGGACGCCGCGCGCACCGTCCTTCACCGCTGCCTCCTGCACGCCGAAGCTCTGCAACTGGCGCAGTGCTGCGGCCGGGGTGGCCGAGCCGAACACCGTGCGCATGTCGTCCAGTCCCGGCAGGGCGATGGTGCTCCAGGCGAGCGCGATCTGCAGGGTGGAGGCGGCTTCGGCCAGGTCCTCCCACAATTGCGGGCGGTAATTGATGTCGAAGGCGACCTGGCCGCCGGCCTCCACCACTTCGCGCATGGCCTCGAACACGGCGAGCCGGCTTTCCACGTCCAGCACCGCCAGCGAAATGCCGGTCAGGTAGAGCCATTTCGCCTGGCGCAGGTCGGCCAGCGCGGCGGTCGCGTCGCGGCCGCGGAACAGGTCGCGATAGGGGGCGGCGTCGCGCCAGTAATAGAAGCTGCGCTCGCCCAGGGCGTCGGTGGCGATCCAGTAGAGGCCGGGCACGCGGCCGGGTATGCGTCGGACCGCGTGGCAGTCGATGCCCTCGTCCCGCCAGGCATGGATCATATCGGCGCTGAACGGGTCGTCGCCCAAGGCCGTGACATAGCGCACGTCCGCGCCGCTGCGGGCGGCATAAATGGCCGTGTTGAGCGTATCGCCGCCGAAGGCCCGGACCGCCGTGCCGTCGGGGCGCTCCGAGAGTTCCAGCATGCATTCGCCGACACAGACGAGCGGATGGCGGGACATGGGATCGGAGCCTTTCATCGCGAACGACGGTCTCCGGGCGAGGGCGCGCGGACAACCCGTAGGGACGGAAATACACGCGAACCGCCCCGGACAAAACCGGAAACCCGACAGGCTTCTGTACCCCGGAGGTGGCGGCGCCGCCATCCGGGGCCGGTCGCGGCGAGCGAACACTGGCGCCTTGGGTGTTCGATGACGGCCACCGGTCCCGGATCGGCGCTCCGCCCCGTCCGGGAAACACCGGGCGCCTCAGGCGTCGGTGGCGCGAAAGGAGGGGCGGTCGCAGAACTGCCTCGCCCGACAGGCTTCTGTACCCCGGAGGTGGCGGAGCCGCCATCCGGGGCCGGTTGCGGCGAGCGAACACCGGCGCCTTGGGTGTTCGATGACGGCCGCCGGTCCCGGATCGGCGCTCCGCCCCGTCCGGGAAACACCTGGCGCCTCAGGCGTCGGTGGCGCGGAAAGAGGGGCGGTCCACCATGCGGGCCTGCCAGGCGGCCAGGCGCGGATGGGCCGTGCGCCAGTCCTCGCCGATGCGGCGGTCGTAGAAGTCCAGCGCCACGGCGACCAGGATGCGGCCGAGGCTGATCTCGCGCGCTTCCAGCGCGTCCGCCTGCGCCTCCAGGGCATCGAAGCAGCGGCTCTGCCGTTCGGTTTCGAGGGCGACGAAGCCGGGGGAGCGCTCGTTTTCCGGCCGCCGCCCTTCGCGGGTGCGCCAGGCGATCGAGTCGAGAAAGGCGTGGGCGAAGCCGTCCAGCGCCTTGTCCTGCCAGTAGGCGGGGTCGCCCTCCGGCTGCAACAGGGACGGGTTGCCCAGCCGGTTCAGATAGTCCGACACCGCCGTGGACTCGACCAGCACCAGCCCCTGGTGCGGTCCGTCCTCCACCACCAGGCACGGCACCTTGCCCGTGGCGCTGTGGGCCAGCACCTCGTTTTCGGCGGTGCGGAGCTGCGACGGCACTTCGGTGATCTGGCCGGACAGGCCCTGTTCGTGGGCAACGATGCGCGCCTTGCGGGCAAACGGAGAGGTCGGGGAGATATAAAGGGACATGCGGGGCATGGGGGTTCGCCTTTGCGATCGGAGGGTCAGGGGGTGTTGCCGCGGTCCTCGCGCCAGAGGTCGAGCTTTTCCTGCACGACCCGGTCGGAGAAGCCGAAGACGACGGCGTCGGTGCGGGCGCGGTGGCGGCGCCAGGCCCAGCTGGGCGCGACCAGGACGTCGCCCGGGCCCCAGCGGAAGGTCTCGCCGCCGATCTCGCTCTCGCCCTCGCCCTCGGCCACGCAGAACACGGTGGCGTCGGTGGCGCGATAGGGCCGGGTCTCGAAGCCGGCGTCGAAGGCCTGGAGATAGGCGGCCATGGTTGGCATGGCGTGGCCGCCGGTCAACGGGTTGACATAGCGCAGGCGCCGGCCGTGGCAGGCATCCAGCGGCGCGGCGGCAACCGCGGCCTTGGAGC is a genomic window containing:
- a CDS encoding cadherin-like domain-containing protein, coding for MNISIFNFDANLPTYDSQQATGGSFPYDTNTGDADQGVDALISGSYWQQTALTFGFASSAADYEANYYDSTAIASVSGFNATQMGVTYDALGQYAAISGLTFEELGDNAGERVIDADLRLARSDAPGTAYAYYPSTNPVGGDAFFNTSGYNSPQIGNYQYHTFLHELGHALGLKHGQDTSGPGAIPYEFDSMEYSVMTYRSWVGKPLTYGYANETWGYSQSLMMLDVAAIQRMYGANFATNAGDTVYSFSTTTGEMFVDGIGTGTPGGNRVFRTVWDGNGNDTYDFSNYTTSLNVDLTPGGYVDLDANGNFQRAMLDFGYAGNPVTYARGHLFNALQYQGDARSLIENAKGGSGDDVFTGNAADNTFTGNGGNDIFLESAGNDTYLGGTGLDQLVLTANYSAYSFGLFGEFLEVTAADTDRVESSVETLVFADVTVSWTDIAATFAPNIAPTASDDAYRVTEDVVLTGGNVLANDSDPDAAPLALSVAAVNGSAANVGSTIALASGALLTVASDGSFVYDQNGAFDALNVGQTGTDSFTYTASDGSDTASATVTITIDGAFDSLPPVAVNDTVTVDEDVVLSGLAVLANDSDPEGDPLSITMLDGQAVIAGDTVMLASGARVTLNADGTVAYDQNGAFNALDVGQTGADSFTYTITDGNKSDQATVSITINGAFDNQAPVAVNDAFSGDEAGPIAGNVLANDSDADGGVLAVAAVNGSAAAVGSTIALASGALLTVNADGTFSYDTNGAFDALVTGQSASDGFTYTVVDGQGGSDSATVALTIAGVSPQTVAEPVLIDFEGVPAGGYAGEHNLIFAGLTVVAGTALSGAAYGATGADGQFVITAGGADFDFDAASFISAGGRVRVDIAAYDDGVLVGTDSFNAFGNRSADRAFSTAFDSIDRVEISARGEIYADNLAFTTHTEILPGGNTPPVAHSDAFTTTETATVSGNLLADNGFGADSDPDGDPLALVSVEGDTDGSVTLASGALVLFDPSGSFSYDPNGAFDSLYDGQTATDSFTYQISDGHGGSDMATVTVDIAGAGTPPPAPIATVIDFEGGSADQDGFVFTNLVLTNRQTGVVSGSFAGESVGDSFSFARSDSAHFDFDSGFFTAVSGKRVDLLIEGYDNGTLVGSETVRIQDHKETGLHLSDAMFDNVDHVVITASGGVIVDDLGLFH
- a CDS encoding D-cysteine desulfhydrase family protein, producing the protein MQDLASALARFPQAPLGQAMATPLERAQRLSDRLGLDLWLKRDDIGGLGMGGNKVRQLAVYLGEAIAEGADTVLITGAVQSNVLRTIAAAGARLGLRVCLQLEERVATDDPLYHTGGNVFLDRLFGAELRAYPHGEDEAGADRALAAWAEELRAAGRKPYVIPLGPGHRPLGALGYCQAAIEYRAQCRAHTVHVIASGSGASHGGLLFGLRALGCQDPVLGLCVRRDAGAQIPRLFDRCREIGELLGMENPVHEDDIAVFDDALAPGYGRLSPALVDAITLMARTEGVVLDPVYTGKVFAGLLALRRRHVLPDGERVCFWHTGGAPALFAYQGLWDAGPAA
- a CDS encoding DMT family transporter; amino-acid sequence: MRPILLVLLACAFFAATNVVARLVAETQAENPIHPLLITFGRYLAGFLLVAPLLATRHAEARSAVPAMYLLRAGGGVISATCIFIGVAHLPVADVTAISYASPFFALLLAALFLGERVRGARWGAVALGFAGALLITRPTPETFQAMALVPFAAALAMGVEVTCARFVAQRDAVGTAMVYTNGGGLLITAAILPFVWAVPTWEQAGLIALIGAITVTGQVLMIAAMREGEASLLAPLFYSTLVYAAVFALLAFGEVPAVWTLGGSALIIASGLWLARSNS
- a CDS encoding sugar kinase, which encodes MSRHPLVCVGECMLELSERPDGTAVRAFGGDTLNTAIYAARSGADVRYVTALGDDPFSADMIHAWRDEGIDCHAVRRIPGRVPGLYWIATDALGERSFYYWRDAAPYRDLFRGRDATAALADLRQAKWLYLTGISLAVLDVESRLAVFEAMREVVEAGGQVAFDINYRPQLWEDLAEAASTLQIALAWSTIALPGLDDMRTVFGSATPAAALRQLQSFGVQEAAVKDGARGVHLSDGTVLAAEPVAAVVDTTAAGDAFNGAYLAARLAGEPAEAAAMAGQRLAARVIQAPGAIIPRA
- a CDS encoding glutathione S-transferase family protein — protein: MPRMSLYISPTSPFARKARIVAHEQGLSGQITEVPSQLRTAENEVLAHSATGKVPCLVVEDGPHQGLVLVESTAVSDYLNRLGNPSLLQPEGDPAYWQDKALDGFAHAFLDSIAWRTREGRRPENERSPGFVALETERQSRCFDALEAQADALEAREISLGRILVAVALDFYDRRIGEDWRTAHPRLAAWQARMVDRPSFRATDA